The following DNA comes from Meiothermus sp..
ATGTCGGCCTTGTCGAACTGGGTAACCATGGGGATGGTGCTCCAGGCCTGGGCCATGCTACGCACGGTGGCCCGGCGAACCCCCGACATGGCCTCGCGGCGCACCGGGCCAAACTTGCTGAAATCGGGCAGGGCAGGCGCAGGTGTGCTGGAGGGCTGTGGCGCCGAAACCGCCGGAGCTTCCCCCGCCGCAAAACGCTTGAGATCGTTTTCCGAGATGCGGTAGGCCGGGCCGCTGCCCACCACTTCCAGCAGGTTAATGCCCATCTCCCGCGCCAGCCTGCGCACGCTGGGGGCCGCCGGAATCAGCCTGCGCTGGCCCGCCGGTGCCGGCGGAACCGGCGGGCGGGGCGCCGCCGCAGGAGCGGATGGGGTGGCTGCGGGTGCTGGTGAGGGGGCAGGCGCTGGCGCGGCTTTTTCCTCTTTGCGTTCCGGCTCCTTTTTGAGTTCCTGCTTCTCTGCGCTGGAGGCGGCATCCCCCAGCACCGCAATTACCTGTCCGCTCTTAACCTCGTCGCCGGGTTTGACCAAAACCTTGGAAACCGTGCCGCCCTCGGAAGCAGGGGCTTCCATCACGGCTTTATCGGTTTCCAGCTCCAACACCGGCTGGCCTGCCGCAATGGTATCGCCTTCTTTGATCAGCACCCCCACCACCACAGCGGAGGTTACGTTATCGCCCAGATCGGGTAGTTTCAATTCAGCCATGTTTGCTCCCGTATATCGCGCCAACAGTCCAACATTTAGCGTTTGTGCGGATGCTCCCGCTTGGGGTCAATGCCGAGCTTCTTGATGGCTTCGGTAAAGGTACTGGCGCTGACCTTACCCTCACCGCGCAACGCCGAAAGAGCTGTTATCAGTACGTGCCTGGCGTCCACTTCGAAGAAGTCGCGCAAGGCTTCGCGGGTCTCGGAGCGCCCGAAGCCGTCGGTGCCCAGACTGTGGATGGGGCGGTTCAGGAAGCCTGAGACCATTGCGGGCAGAACCTTCATGTAATCGGAGGCTGCCACAATGGGGCCTTCGGTGGGGTTCAGGCACTGGGCCACATAGGGCAGCCTGGCTTTGCTACCAGGGTTAAGGCGGTTGTGGCGGGCCACCTCGATGGCATCGTAGTAGAGGGCCTTGTAGCTGGTAGCACTCCAGACATCGGCCGCGATGCCGTAGTCGCGCTCGAGCATCTCCGCCGCTTTGATCACCTCGTTCAGGATGGTGCCGCTGCCCAGGAGCTGCACCCTGGCCTTGGGCTTCTTAAGCTCACTTTTCTTGAACAAATACAGGCCCTTCAGGATGCCCTGGCGGGTTTCCTCGCGCGGCTCGGGCATGGCCGGCTGGACATAGTTCTCGTTCATCAGGGTGATGTAGTAGAAGATGTCCTCACCGTCCTGGTACATGCGTTTCATCCCATCCTGCAGGATCACCGCCAGCT
Coding sequences within:
- a CDS encoding 2-oxo acid dehydrogenase subunit E2, with the translated sequence MAELKLPDLGDNVTSAVVVGVLIKEGDTIAAGQPVLELETDKAVMEAPASEGGTVSKVLVKPGDEVKSGQVIAVLGDAASSAEKQELKKEPERKEEKAAPAPAPSPAPAATPSAPAAAPRPPVPPAPAGQRRLIPAAPSVRRLAREMGINLLEVVGSGPAYRISENDLKRFAAGEAPAVSAPQPSSTPAPALPDFSKFGPVRREAMSGVRRATVRSMAQAWSTIPMVTQFDKADITEMEALRKRMAPRAEQRGAKVTMTAILLKIAAAALKQFPKFNASIDTATNEIIYKDYIHIGVAVDTPTGLLVPVVRDVDKKGVIALAKELGEIAAKARDRKLTPEEMQGATFTISNLGGIGGTGFTPIVNWPEVAIMGVSRSSMEPVWNAEKGTFEPRNMMPFSLSYDHRLIDGADAARFCRFVAELLEDPFLLGFEG